From a single Tachypleus tridentatus isolate NWPU-2018 chromosome 6, ASM421037v1, whole genome shotgun sequence genomic region:
- the LOC143251808 gene encoding protein FAM200A-like, translating into MDMVNIMVGDSAGRLLSKVPLSNNIISRRIQHTAKDLNDQLIEKAEGKEFRLQPREMTESNKDAHLICYTWFMDGDKILEDLSDAVRKLLRTMNRERLGYVAVW; encoded by the exons atggatatggtgaacattatggttggtgacTCAGCgggaagactgctttcaaaggtgcctttatccaacaatatCATCAGTCGTAGAATCCAACACACGGCCAAAGACCTCAAtgatcagctaattgaaaaaGCGGAAGGAAAGGAATTCAGATTACAACCACGTGAGATGACAGAGagtaacaaggatgctcatttAATCTGCTACACATGGTTCATGGATGGCGACAAAATTTTGGAAGACCTTTC GGACGCCGTAAGAAAATTGCTGAGAACGATGAACCGAGAACGTTTGGGATACGTTGCTGTATGGTGA